In Corynebacterium guangdongense, one DNA window encodes the following:
- a CDS encoding ABC transporter permease, translated as MLRYIGRRLLQMIPVFFGATLLLYALVFLMPGDPVEALGGDRGLTEAARQRITAEYNLDQPFWMQYLLYIKGIFTLDFGTTFSGQPVAQAMADAFPVTIKLAVMALIFEAVLGIAFGVIAGVRRGGVFDSTVLVVSLFVIAVPSFVLGFVLQYLVGVKWQLLPATVGRNEEFINLLMPAVVLGSLSFAYVLRLTRQSVSENLSADYVRTARAKGLANGTVMRRHVLRNSLIPVVTFLGADLGALMGGAIVTEGIFGINGVGGAIYQAILKGEPTTVVSFTTVLVVVYIVANLIVDLIYAVLDPRIRYA; from the coding sequence ATGTTGCGTTATATCGGACGCAGACTGCTCCAGATGATTCCGGTCTTCTTCGGGGCCACGCTGCTGCTCTACGCCCTCGTCTTTCTCATGCCCGGTGACCCGGTGGAGGCCCTCGGCGGCGACCGCGGGCTGACCGAGGCCGCCCGCCAGCGAATCACCGCCGAGTACAACCTGGACCAGCCCTTCTGGATGCAGTACCTGCTCTACATCAAGGGCATCTTCACTCTCGACTTCGGCACGACCTTCTCCGGCCAGCCGGTCGCCCAGGCGATGGCCGACGCCTTCCCGGTGACGATCAAGCTCGCCGTCATGGCGCTGATCTTCGAGGCAGTGCTCGGCATCGCCTTCGGTGTCATCGCCGGCGTGCGCCGCGGCGGCGTCTTCGATTCCACCGTCCTGGTGGTGTCCCTGTTCGTCATCGCCGTCCCGTCCTTTGTCCTGGGCTTCGTGCTCCAGTATCTGGTCGGCGTGAAGTGGCAGCTGCTGCCCGCCACGGTGGGCAGGAACGAGGAGTTCATCAACCTGCTCATGCCGGCGGTGGTGCTGGGCTCACTGTCCTTCGCCTACGTGCTGCGGCTGACCCGCCAGTCCGTCAGCGAAAACCTCTCTGCCGACTACGTCCGCACCGCCCGCGCCAAGGGCCTGGCCAACGGGACGGTCATGCGCCGCCATGTGCTGCGCAACTCGTTGATTCCGGTGGTCACCTTCCTCGGCGCCGACCTGGGCGCCCTGATGGGCGGCGCGATCGTCACGGAGGGCATCTTCGGCATCAATGGTGTCGGTGGCGCCATTTACCAGGCGATTCTCAAGGGCGAACCGACGACGGTGGTATCTTTCACCACCGTCCTTGTCGTCGTCTACATCGTCGCCAACCTCATCGTTGACCTGATCTACGCCGTGCTCGACCCGAGGATCCGCTATGCCTGA
- a CDS encoding ABC transporter permease → MPDINQNPSETVSDDGRVDARQRRGQEYFIAATDEIGLGAVDAVADESAPRSQWGEAWRYLRRRPTFWVAAFLILLALLMAAVPSLFTSVDPRACTLSNSLGGPQAGHPFGFDRQGCDIYSRTIHGARASVSVGVLTTLAVVLIGTTFGAFAGFFGGWVDTILSRITDIFFAVPLVLAAIVVMQVFKEHRTILTVVVVLAIFGWTNIARITRGAVMGVKNEEFVTAARSMGASKMRTLGSHILPNAAAPIIVYATVALGTFIVAEATLSFLGIGLPTTVVSWGGDISAAQATLRTRPMVLFYPAIALALTVLSFILMGDVVRDALDPKSRKR, encoded by the coding sequence ATGCCTGACATTAACCAGAACCCCTCCGAGACCGTCTCGGACGACGGGCGTGTCGACGCCCGCCAGCGCCGCGGCCAGGAGTACTTCATCGCCGCCACGGACGAGATCGGCCTGGGCGCCGTCGACGCCGTGGCCGACGAATCCGCGCCCCGCTCCCAGTGGGGTGAGGCCTGGCGTTACCTGCGCCGCCGCCCGACCTTCTGGGTCGCCGCGTTCCTCATCCTGCTGGCCCTGCTCATGGCCGCGGTTCCCTCGCTGTTCACCAGCGTCGATCCGCGCGCCTGCACCCTGTCGAACTCGCTGGGCGGGCCCCAGGCCGGGCATCCCTTCGGTTTCGACCGCCAGGGCTGCGACATCTACTCCCGCACCATCCACGGCGCCCGCGCCTCCGTGTCCGTGGGGGTGCTCACGACCCTCGCCGTGGTGCTCATCGGCACCACCTTCGGCGCCTTCGCCGGGTTCTTCGGCGGCTGGGTCGACACGATTCTCTCGCGCATCACCGACATCTTCTTCGCCGTCCCGCTGGTGCTGGCCGCCATCGTCGTCATGCAGGTGTTCAAGGAGCACCGCACGATTCTCACGGTCGTGGTGGTGCTGGCGATCTTCGGCTGGACGAACATCGCGCGCATCACGCGCGGCGCCGTGATGGGCGTCAAGAACGAGGAGTTCGTCACGGCGGCCCGCTCCATGGGCGCCTCGAAAATGCGCACCCTGGGCAGTCACATCCTGCCCAACGCCGCCGCCCCGATCATCGTGTACGCGACGGTCGCCCTGGGCACGTTCATCGTCGCGGAGGCCACGCTGTCCTTCCTGGGCATCGGCCTGCCGACCACCGTCGTCTCCTGGGGAGGCGACATCTCCGCCGCGCAGGCGACCCTGCGCACCCGCCCGATGGTGCTGTTCTACCCGGCGATCGCCCTGGCGCTCACGGTGCTCAGCTTCATCCTCATGGGTGACGTCGTCCGCGACGCCCTGGATCCGAAGTCGAGGAAGCGATAA
- a CDS encoding dipeptide ABC transporter ATP-binding protein: protein MSTPVTVEDRPLLEMREVDIAFESSTGTVQAVRGANLTIYPGQAVAIVGESGSGKSTTAMAILGLLPGTGKITGGTVTFDGRDVTNLNNEQWTELRGSEIGLVPQDPMSNLNPVWRIGAQIEESLRANNVVPRTGRHARVVELLEEAGLPDAERRAKQYPHEFSGGMRQRALIAIGLAARPKLLIADEPTSALDVTVQKRILDHLDTLTAELGTAVLFITHDLGLAAERAQHLVVMHRGRVVESGPSLEILRNPKHPYTQRLVKAAPSLASARIQSAKDAGLTSPELKTGGEESGGEDQDTVIQVKNLVREFDVRGQRGDKKILRAVDDVNFSVSRGTTTALVGESGSGKSTVANMVLNLLEPTSGQVFYEGRDITALSEKEKFAMRRKMQVVFQNPYGSLDPMYSIYRCIEEPLRLHKVGDKKSREKRVAELLDMVSMPRSAMRRYPNELSGGQRQRIAIARAMALSPEVLVLDEAVSALDVLVQDQILTLLSDLQSELELTYLFITHDLAVVRQTADDIVVMRQGAVVEQGDADQIFANPQNEYTRNLIDSVPGLNIELGVGEELGIEFE from the coding sequence ATGAGTACTCCCGTCACCGTCGAGGACCGGCCGCTGCTGGAAATGCGCGAGGTCGACATCGCCTTCGAGTCCTCGACCGGCACCGTCCAGGCGGTCCGCGGCGCCAATCTGACGATCTACCCGGGCCAGGCTGTCGCCATCGTCGGCGAGTCCGGTTCAGGAAAGTCGACGACCGCGATGGCGATCCTCGGCCTGCTGCCGGGGACCGGCAAGATCACCGGCGGCACCGTCACCTTCGACGGCCGCGACGTCACCAACCTCAACAACGAGCAGTGGACCGAGTTGCGCGGCTCCGAGATCGGGCTCGTCCCGCAGGATCCGATGAGCAACCTCAACCCGGTGTGGCGCATCGGTGCCCAGATCGAGGAATCCCTGAGGGCCAACAACGTGGTGCCGCGCACCGGGCGACACGCACGCGTCGTCGAGCTGTTGGAGGAGGCCGGGCTTCCCGACGCCGAGCGCCGCGCCAAGCAGTACCCCCACGAGTTCTCCGGCGGCATGCGCCAGCGAGCCCTCATCGCCATCGGCCTGGCCGCGCGCCCCAAGCTGCTCATCGCCGATGAGCCGACCTCGGCCCTCGACGTCACGGTGCAGAAGCGCATCCTCGACCACCTCGACACCCTGACCGCGGAGCTGGGGACCGCGGTCCTGTTCATCACCCACGATCTCGGCCTGGCCGCCGAACGCGCCCAGCACCTCGTGGTCATGCACCGTGGCCGCGTCGTCGAGTCGGGACCCTCCCTGGAGATCCTGCGCAACCCGAAGCACCCGTACACCCAGCGCCTGGTCAAGGCGGCGCCCTCGTTGGCGTCGGCGCGCATCCAGTCGGCCAAGGACGCGGGGCTGACCTCCCCGGAGCTCAAGACCGGCGGGGAGGAGAGCGGCGGGGAGGACCAGGACACCGTCATCCAGGTCAAGAACCTGGTGAGGGAGTTTGACGTCCGCGGCCAGCGCGGCGACAAGAAGATCCTGCGCGCGGTCGACGACGTGAACTTCTCCGTGTCGCGAGGCACGACCACCGCACTGGTGGGGGAGTCGGGCTCGGGCAAATCGACGGTGGCCAACATGGTCCTCAACCTCCTGGAACCCACGTCCGGACAGGTCTTCTACGAGGGGCGCGACATCACCGCGCTCAGCGAGAAGGAGAAGTTCGCCATGCGCCGCAAAATGCAGGTGGTCTTCCAGAACCCCTACGGCTCACTCGATCCGATGTACTCGATTTACCGGTGCATCGAGGAGCCGCTGCGCCTGCACAAGGTGGGGGACAAGAAGTCGCGGGAGAAGCGGGTCGCGGAGCTTCTGGACATGGTCTCCATGCCGCGCTCGGCGATGCGCCGCTACCCCAACGAGCTCTCCGGCGGCCAGCGCCAGCGCATCGCCATCGCCCGCGCCATGGCGCTGTCGCCCGAGGTGCTGGTGCTGGACGAGGCCGTCTCCGCCCTGGACGTGCTGGTCCAGGACCAGATTCTGACGCTGCTCAGCGATCTGCAGTCGGAGCTGGAGTTGACCTATCTCTTCATCACCCATGACCTGGCCGTGGTTCGGCAGACCGCGGACGACATCGTCGTCATGCGCCAGGGCGCGGTGGTGGAGCAGGGCGACGCGGACCAGATTTTCGCCAACCCGCAGAACGAGTACACCCGTAACCTCATCGATTCGGTCCCGGGCCTCAACATCGAGCTCGGCGTCGGCGAGGAGCTGGGGATCGAGTTCGAATAG
- the arsC gene encoding arsenate reductase (glutaredoxin) (This arsenate reductase requires both glutathione and glutaredoxin to convert arsenate to arsenite, after which the efflux transporter formed by ArsA and ArsB can extrude the arsenite from the cell, providing resistance.) produces the protein MSTIYHNPQCSTSRKALAAMRERGDEPTIIRYLDTPPTKDELRTLIARAGLSAHGAIRTKETQYKELGLTPETPDEELLDAMVAHPRLIERPIVVTDKGVRIPRPIELLDEIY, from the coding sequence ATGTCCACCATCTATCACAATCCGCAGTGCTCCACCTCCCGCAAGGCCCTGGCCGCCATGCGTGAGCGCGGCGATGAGCCGACGATCATCAGGTACCTCGATACTCCCCCGACCAAGGATGAGCTGCGCACGCTCATCGCGCGCGCCGGACTCTCCGCCCACGGGGCGATACGTACCAAAGAGACGCAGTACAAGGAGCTGGGACTGACCCCCGAGACCCCCGACGAGGAGCTTCTCGACGCGATGGTCGCCCACCCCCGACTGATCGAGCGCCCCATCGTCGTCACCGACAAGGGTGTGCGGATCCCCCGCCCCATCGAGCTCCTCGACGAGATCTACTAG
- a CDS encoding DUF402 domain-containing protein → MDLHPVKVEFFDTSTDVNTDPKGFLRSVETYRETDFGLYMARGANHPRFGYLESWLLPELNLRANIFHFRDGVDERQDFYFDIAEISREGGVWRSRDLYVDLVSVTGEPLDVLDIDELAAATSAGLITAEDAELAIEATLRAVDGITRHGDDAMAWLAALGYDLTWAGQVELTPAD, encoded by the coding sequence ATGGATCTTCACCCGGTCAAGGTCGAGTTTTTCGACACCTCCACCGACGTCAACACGGACCCCAAGGGGTTCCTTCGTTCCGTCGAGACCTACCGTGAGACCGACTTCGGCCTCTACATGGCCCGGGGCGCGAATCACCCGCGCTTCGGTTACCTGGAATCCTGGCTGCTTCCGGAGCTGAATCTGCGTGCCAACATCTTCCACTTCCGCGACGGCGTCGACGAGCGGCAGGACTTCTACTTCGACATCGCCGAGATCTCCCGGGAGGGCGGCGTCTGGCGCTCCCGCGACCTCTACGTCGACCTCGTCTCCGTGACCGGTGAACCACTCGACGTCCTCGACATCGATGAGCTGGCCGCCGCGACCTCCGCCGGGCTGATCACCGCCGAGGACGCCGAACTCGCCATCGAAGCAACCCTGCGCGCCGTCGACGGCATCACCCGCCACGGCGACGACGCCATGGCGTGGCTGGCCGCCCTGGGCTACGACCTCACCTGGGCCGGGCAGGTCGAACTCACCCCCGCGGACTAG
- a CDS encoding Rv1157c family protein, with protein MTHRRLPHPRPLTARVAVGAASALLALTATLGAPAASAQSADPLQVVSSSAAQAASPYVDGLGRPSQYTQDRVREFAAQPWIPKDLRSAILTALNFYAGNNGDGGPDMPSNAPTFTQFYWPTVSGGCINGQLDSVGSALAVPGPAEIPAPGAADGQTAFLFTALGTSPAAPVEVPQNMRVHWFNIDTLTSGVTPLTNHGINPEGPATLSGVGDTGHGTILALLEGDVVTTDATCSFVPTVTIIEAP; from the coding sequence GTGACCCACCGCCGACTGCCCCATCCCCGCCCCCTGACCGCCCGCGTCGCCGTCGGCGCCGCCAGCGCGCTCCTCGCGCTGACCGCAACCCTGGGCGCCCCGGCCGCGTCCGCCCAATCAGCGGATCCGCTGCAGGTCGTGTCCTCCTCCGCGGCACAGGCCGCCAGCCCCTACGTCGACGGACTCGGCCGGCCCAGCCAGTACACCCAGGACCGGGTCCGCGAATTCGCCGCCCAGCCCTGGATCCCGAAGGACCTGCGATCGGCCATCCTCACCGCCCTTAATTTCTACGCCGGTAACAACGGCGACGGTGGGCCCGATATGCCGAGTAACGCACCAACATTCACGCAGTTCTACTGGCCGACCGTCTCCGGCGGATGCATCAACGGCCAGCTGGATTCGGTCGGTTCCGCCCTGGCAGTGCCGGGGCCGGCCGAGATTCCTGCGCCCGGTGCGGCCGACGGGCAGACCGCGTTCCTCTTCACGGCGCTCGGCACGTCCCCGGCCGCCCCGGTCGAAGTGCCGCAGAACATGAGGGTGCACTGGTTCAACATCGACACGCTCACCTCCGGCGTGACCCCGCTGACGAACCACGGCATCAACCCCGAGGGTCCGGCCACCCTCTCCGGTGTCGGCGACACCGGCCACGGCACGATTCTGGCCCTGCTGGAAGGCGACGTGGTCACCACCGACGCCACCTGTTCCTTCGTCCCCACCGTCACGATCATCGAGGCGCCCTAA
- the typA gene encoding translational GTPase TypA: protein MSHPEFRNVAIVAHVDHGKTTLVNAMLEQSGAFGDHGGVADRVMDSGDLEREKGITILAKNTSIRRKGKGKDGADLVINVIDTPGHADFGGEVERGLSMVDGVVLLVDASEGPLPQTRFVLTKALEAKMPVIIAVNKTDRPDARIDEVVTEAQDLLLELASSLDDPEAAEAAETLLDLPVLYTSGREGKASTVNPGNGNPPEAEDLTELFNVIYDVLPEPSADIDAPLQAHVTNLDSSSFLGRIGLIRVHKGSIKKGDNVAWIHYDAEGEQHVKNVKIAELLITEGYARKSSDQPVVAGDIAAISGIDEIMIGDTLTHPDHVEPLPRITVDEPAISMTIGVNTSPMAGRGGGDKLTARMIKARLDQELIGNVSLRVLPTERPDAWEVQGRGEMALTVLIETMRREGFELTVGKPQVVTQQIDGKTYEPYDHMVIDTPSEYQGNITQLMAARKGQMTSMANSAGDWVRMEFDVPSRGLIGFRTTFLTETHGAGIANSYSIEPRPWAGEIKGRPTGSLVADRTGKVTAFALQNLADRGTFFVEPTDEVYEGTVIGANNRDEDMDVNITKEKKLTNMRAASADTTVTLNKARSLSLDEAVEFCGNDECVEVGPDVMRVRKVILNATERNRSRSREKQLNK, encoded by the coding sequence TTGTCCCACCCCGAGTTCCGAAACGTCGCCATCGTCGCGCACGTTGACCACGGCAAGACCACCCTCGTCAACGCCATGCTGGAGCAGTCCGGCGCCTTCGGCGACCACGGCGGCGTCGCCGACCGCGTCATGGACTCCGGTGATCTGGAACGGGAAAAGGGCATCACCATCCTGGCCAAGAACACCTCCATCCGCCGCAAGGGCAAGGGCAAGGACGGCGCCGACCTCGTCATCAACGTCATCGACACCCCGGGCCACGCCGATTTCGGTGGCGAGGTCGAGCGCGGCCTGTCCATGGTCGACGGCGTCGTCCTGCTGGTGGACGCCTCCGAGGGTCCGCTCCCGCAGACCCGCTTCGTGCTGACCAAGGCCCTCGAGGCCAAGATGCCGGTCATCATCGCGGTCAACAAGACCGACCGCCCGGACGCCCGCATCGACGAGGTCGTCACCGAGGCGCAGGACCTGCTGCTCGAGCTGGCCTCTTCACTGGATGACCCGGAGGCCGCCGAGGCCGCCGAGACCCTGCTCGACCTGCCGGTGCTCTACACCTCGGGCCGCGAGGGCAAGGCCTCCACCGTCAACCCGGGCAACGGCAACCCGCCGGAGGCCGAGGATCTCACCGAGCTGTTCAACGTCATCTACGACGTTCTGCCGGAGCCCTCCGCCGACATCGACGCCCCGCTGCAGGCGCACGTCACCAACCTCGACTCCTCCTCCTTCCTGGGCCGTATCGGACTGATCCGCGTCCACAAGGGCTCCATCAAGAAGGGCGACAACGTCGCCTGGATCCACTATGACGCCGAGGGCGAGCAGCACGTCAAGAACGTCAAGATCGCCGAGCTGCTGATCACCGAGGGCTACGCCCGCAAGTCCTCCGACCAGCCGGTCGTCGCCGGCGACATCGCCGCGATCTCGGGCATCGACGAGATCATGATCGGCGACACCCTGACCCACCCGGACCACGTCGAGCCGCTGCCGCGCATCACCGTCGATGAGCCGGCCATCTCCATGACCATCGGCGTCAACACCTCGCCGATGGCCGGACGTGGCGGCGGTGACAAGCTGACCGCCCGCATGATCAAGGCCCGCCTGGATCAGGAGCTCATCGGCAACGTGTCCCTGCGCGTTCTGCCGACCGAGCGTCCGGACGCCTGGGAGGTCCAGGGCCGTGGCGAGATGGCCCTCACCGTCCTCATCGAGACCATGCGTCGCGAGGGCTTCGAGCTGACCGTGGGCAAGCCGCAGGTCGTCACCCAGCAGATCGACGGCAAGACCTACGAGCCCTACGACCACATGGTCATTGACACCCCGAGCGAGTACCAGGGCAACATCACCCAGCTCATGGCCGCCCGCAAGGGTCAGATGACCTCCATGGCCAACTCCGCCGGCGACTGGGTGCGCATGGAGTTCGACGTCCCGTCCCGCGGCCTCATCGGCTTCCGCACCACCTTCCTGACCGAGACCCACGGCGCCGGAATCGCCAACTCCTACTCGATCGAGCCGCGCCCGTGGGCCGGCGAGATCAAGGGCCGCCCGACCGGCTCCCTGGTCGCCGACCGCACCGGCAAGGTCACCGCCTTCGCGCTGCAGAACCTCGCCGACCGCGGCACCTTCTTCGTCGAGCCGACCGACGAGGTCTACGAGGGCACCGTCATCGGCGCCAATAACCGTGATGAGGACATGGACGTCAACATCACCAAGGAGAAGAAGCTCACCAACATGCGTGCGGCCTCCGCCGACACCACCGTCACGCTGAACAAGGCGCGCTCCCTCTCCCTGGATGAAGCCGTCGAGTTCTGCGGCAACGACGAGTGCGTCGAGGTCGGCCCGGACGTGATGCGCGTGCGCAAGGTCATCCTCAACGCCACCGAGCGCAACCGCAGCCGCTCCCGCGAGAAGCAGCTCAACAAGTAA
- a CDS encoding MFS transporter: MFATNGATFASILPWYPVLKETWGLSDAVFGVFVTAMAIGSLLSTVLPAWAERRFGPRPTVFYGTVLLALVLVGFGLSDGPWIFALLLLAAGALDTVVDVSQNVTGVAVQDRLGRSIISSLHAFWSLGSVVGGLAATWAAATGVPIAVHLSAAAVVVVALAGAAVWMVGPVHQRVTGVDTPPGAQSEPPARDAGLGRVMVLALPVALLAGAGVIVEDVASNWAALAANQLAGVAVTSAGAAYTVVLAAQTLGRFTGDPLIDRFGRVGVARTGGLLIALGGLVVVTAGEPLPLYVGLALAGYGCATIVPSAYAAAAGIPGVRPSDGVTAVSWLMRVAMIVTSPIIGAVSEVTSLRVGLGVLLIAGALVTACAGALRAGPRAQSGDSAV, translated from the coding sequence ATGTTCGCCACCAATGGCGCCACCTTCGCGTCGATTCTGCCCTGGTACCCGGTGCTCAAGGAGACCTGGGGTCTCAGTGACGCCGTGTTCGGTGTTTTCGTCACCGCCATGGCGATCGGCTCCCTGTTGTCGACGGTGCTTCCGGCTTGGGCGGAACGACGCTTCGGCCCGCGCCCCACGGTCTTCTACGGGACCGTGCTGCTGGCGCTGGTCCTGGTGGGCTTCGGGCTCAGCGACGGCCCCTGGATCTTCGCCCTCCTGCTGTTGGCGGCGGGGGCGCTGGACACGGTGGTCGACGTCTCCCAGAACGTCACCGGCGTCGCCGTCCAGGACCGGCTGGGCCGCTCGATCATCTCGAGCCTGCACGCCTTCTGGTCGCTCGGCTCCGTGGTCGGCGGTCTGGCGGCCACCTGGGCGGCGGCCACCGGCGTGCCGATCGCCGTGCATCTCAGCGCCGCGGCGGTGGTCGTCGTCGCTCTCGCCGGGGCGGCGGTGTGGATGGTCGGGCCTGTCCATCAGCGGGTGACCGGCGTGGACACGCCACCCGGGGCCCAATCCGAGCCACCGGCCCGGGACGCCGGCCTGGGCCGGGTGATGGTCCTGGCGCTGCCCGTCGCGCTGCTCGCCGGCGCCGGAGTCATCGTGGAGGACGTCGCCAGCAACTGGGCGGCGCTGGCCGCCAACCAGCTCGCCGGCGTGGCGGTGACCTCCGCCGGCGCCGCCTACACCGTCGTCCTGGCGGCGCAGACACTCGGCCGCTTCACCGGTGATCCCCTCATCGACCGCTTCGGGCGGGTCGGCGTGGCCCGCACCGGCGGCCTGCTCATCGCCCTCGGCGGGCTGGTGGTGGTCACGGCGGGGGAGCCGCTGCCGCTCTACGTCGGTCTCGCGCTGGCCGGCTACGGCTGCGCCACGATCGTGCCCAGCGCCTACGCGGCCGCGGCCGGCATCCCCGGGGTTCGTCCCTCGGACGGCGTCACCGCGGTCAGCTGGCTGATGCGCGTGGCGATGATCGTGACCAGCCCGATCATCGGCGCGGTCTCCGAGGTCACCAGCCTGCGCGTCGGCCTCGGCGTCCTGCTCATCGCCGGCGCCCTCGTCACGGCCTGCGCCGGGGCCCTCCGGGCGGGGCCTCGTGCGCAATCCGGCGACTCTGCGGTTTAA
- a CDS encoding ABC transporter family substrate-binding protein — protein MKTAGIRAATTARLAIATLGAAAVLLTSACVAQPGPAPTVEPEPTPSTSPASSAEPTTSASETPTTPRDSRRSSISVGVAPLLNGFNPHLLSDNNATVESIAKLVLPSVFRDGQLDTDLMVSAQEVEPVGAGYAQTVRYVISPTAQWSDGTPITGADFIYLWESMTRTPAVIDRAGYAAVSDVRTSDGGKTVHVSFAEPFPEWRELFTHLLPSHLAAPGGEDFATVLFDTIPASAGRFMVAKVDRARGVFTLHRNDRYWGQAPARTDVLSLIEVQSSVQGSDLLRSGQVSFLDVVPSEVAVQSYDLVPGTETRMITGPRQLELTLSTASPVLAEHQRRRELLGLLAPETGTITRLAAGRSADVLPAPPLPAVPEVENPQLLQLTAQQPLRIGADPADATATAAARTVRDILVNNGVTAEVVSTDLPNLASTLLPEGEADVVVSWRHLDDTALSAADTLLCPPRGDSFRAGNLSGYCTPETDAWLTDALTQGWAPADVSAWVERVTDVEHLRLPLLVEQRVAVLGEGIVVPDGELSEWQKGLETAATWRSADTSTRNEQGSIP, from the coding sequence ATGAAAACTGCCGGAATCCGGGCCGCGACGACGGCCCGCCTCGCCATCGCGACGCTGGGCGCCGCCGCCGTACTGCTGACCTCCGCGTGCGTGGCCCAGCCGGGGCCCGCGCCGACGGTGGAGCCGGAGCCGACGCCGTCGACAAGCCCGGCGAGCTCCGCCGAGCCGACGACGTCAGCGTCCGAGACCCCGACCACGCCCCGCGACAGCCGGCGGTCCAGCATCTCCGTCGGGGTCGCGCCGCTGCTCAACGGCTTCAACCCCCACCTGCTCAGCGACAACAACGCCACGGTGGAGTCCATCGCCAAGCTGGTCCTGCCGAGCGTTTTCCGCGACGGCCAGCTCGACACCGACCTGATGGTCTCGGCACAGGAGGTCGAGCCTGTCGGCGCCGGGTACGCGCAGACCGTGCGCTACGTCATCAGCCCCACGGCGCAGTGGTCGGACGGCACCCCGATCACCGGCGCCGACTTCATCTACCTGTGGGAGTCGATGACCCGGACCCCGGCCGTCATCGACCGCGCCGGCTACGCCGCCGTCAGCGACGTCCGCACCTCCGACGGCGGCAAGACCGTCCACGTCAGCTTCGCAGAGCCCTTCCCGGAGTGGCGTGAGCTGTTCACGCACCTGCTGCCCAGTCACCTGGCCGCCCCGGGCGGGGAGGACTTCGCCACCGTCCTCTTCGACACGATCCCGGCGTCGGCGGGCCGCTTCATGGTGGCGAAGGTGGACCGGGCCCGGGGAGTGTTCACCCTGCACCGCAACGACCGGTACTGGGGGCAGGCCCCCGCCCGGACCGACGTCCTCAGCCTCATCGAGGTCCAGTCCTCCGTACAGGGCTCCGACCTGCTGCGCTCGGGTCAGGTCAGTTTCCTGGACGTCGTGCCCTCGGAGGTAGCCGTCCAGTCCTACGACCTCGTGCCGGGCACCGAGACCCGCATGATCACCGGGCCCCGCCAGCTGGAGCTGACGCTGTCGACGGCGTCGCCGGTTCTCGCCGAGCACCAGCGGCGACGGGAACTGCTCGGGCTGCTCGCCCCCGAGACCGGGACCATCACCCGCCTGGCCGCCGGGCGCAGCGCCGACGTGCTCCCGGCGCCGCCGTTGCCGGCGGTGCCCGAGGTGGAGAACCCGCAGCTGCTCCAGCTCACCGCGCAGCAGCCGCTGCGCATCGGCGCCGACCCGGCCGACGCCACCGCCACCGCCGCGGCCCGCACCGTGCGCGACATCCTGGTCAACAACGGCGTGACCGCCGAGGTGGTCAGCACGGACCTGCCGAACCTGGCCTCGACCCTGCTGCCCGAGGGCGAGGCCGACGTCGTCGTCTCCTGGCGCCACCTGGACGACACCGCCCTCAGCGCCGCCGACACCCTGCTGTGCCCGCCCCGCGGGGACAGCTTCCGCGCGGGCAACCTCTCCGGGTACTGCACCCCGGAGACCGACGCCTGGCTCACCGACGCGCTGACCCAGGGCTGGGCCCCGGCCGACGTTTCCGCCTGGGTGGAACGCGTGACCGACGTCGAGCACCTGCGCCTGCCTCTGCTGGTGGAGCAGCGGGTCGCCGTCCTGGGCGAGGGTATCGTTGTCCCCGACGGCGAACTGTCGGAGTGGCAGAAGGGTCTCGAGACCGCCGCCACCTGGCGCAGCGCCGACACCAGCACCCGAAACGAGCAAGGAAGCATCCCGTGA